One window of the Cryptomeria japonica chromosome 7, Sugi_1.0, whole genome shotgun sequence genome contains the following:
- the LOC131028945 gene encoding uncharacterized protein LOC131028945, producing MTSLHFNPIIGCGPPARWQHGFRSYSKNCHFDLMQVVAHKTYCTINSSVGLYRVNGSYKRDMRRSRILAYASGNKHIEDLTGGKGENSNESRQNVDIVVGTSDNFSSSTPVMASDQKSEPQASARNLLATDVNESDSASSQVATQRIESYSESISSPMIAPNSSSVPSDVSRMDNPSIKSQQRSFTSGKLSLSAQEKLRTARTLSGFAESNKPVMPQPGKNLLDALRESDKQGKTTKFGQPVVPSNLFDDKKRGSPAEWGKFVFTVAPGQLFLLLSFLLISSIMFGTTYLVWKLGAIHYNEY from the exons ATGACGTCTCTGCACTTCAATCCAATCATCGGTTGTGGACCTCCG GCTAGATGGCAACACGGATTCAGATCTTACTCAAAAAATTGCCATTTTGATTTGATGCAAGTTGTCGCACACAAAACATATTGTACCATAAATTCTTCAGTAGGGCTATACCGTGTGAATGGAAGCTATAAAAGAGATATGAGACGGAGCAGAATACTTGCATATGCTAGTGGAAATAAACATATAGAGGATTTAACTGGTGGAAAGGGAGAAAACTCAAATGAATCCAGACAAAATGTTGACATTGTGGTTGGCACATCCGATAACTTTAGTTCTTCTACTCCAGTGATGGCTTCTGATCAAAAGTCAGAACCTCAAGCATCAGCTAGGAATCTGTTGGCCACGGATGTAAATGAAAGTGACAGTGCCTCTTCTCAAGTTGCAACTCAGAGGATTGAATCTTATAGTGAGTCAATATCAAGTCCAATGATTGCTCCAAACTCATCATCAGTCCCTTCCGATGTTTCTCGGATGGATAATCCATCAATTAAAAGCCAACAAAGATCTTTTACTTCTGGAAAACTCTCTCTTTCAGCACAGGAAAAGCTAAGAACTGCTCGCACCCTTTCAGGATTTGCAGAATCAAATAAGCCTGTAATGCCACAGCCAGGTAAAAATTTATTAGATGCCTTAAGGGAGAGTGATAAGCAAGGGAAGACTACTAAATTTGGGCAACCTGTCGTACCCTCGAATCTGTTTGATGATAAGAAACGAGGCTCACCTGCTGAATGGGGAAAGTTTGTGTTTACTGTGGCACCTGGTCAGCTTTTTCTTTTACTATCATTTTTGTTAATCAGTAGCATCATGTTTGGAACAACATATTTAGTTTGGAAACTTGGAGCTATACATTATAACGAGTACTGA